One window of Nymphaea colorata isolate Beijing-Zhang1983 chromosome 11, ASM883128v2, whole genome shotgun sequence genomic DNA carries:
- the LOC116264346 gene encoding rust resistance kinase Lr10-like, with product MNRTIAWQILLMLALLSEAAADATVGDFFEECPIAHCREGEPEIRYPFRNANQQSICGVPGFEIRCTADNKTVINLPYEGDFYVQSIDYIRNFLQISDPQGCLINRTIIPFNLSSSPFRQYDRSSNYSLFNCSSADASSIQGYNNNSDSFLVDCLSTFESAHIYAVNSVESLAAELPFCNRLETTATLDEGYSTYDFNFTRVLTLEWELPFDCRSCIGGQLCGRNPTTNATACLKLPHLNQGRHAQFFSLSLSRPLYIYISMLSIHIFLCFLFNFEIGGFSSAAIVGIMATIVLSAILAVSFYYWDHKYGGHWELDQNEVENFLSNYQSLNPNRYSYSDLKKMTNHFREKLGEGGFGSVYRGRLPNGLPVAVKALETSKSNGDEFINEVATIGRVHHVNVVRLLGFCAERFKRALVYEFMPNGSLEKIIFSSESKPCELGWGKLHEIAVGIARGIEYLHQGCDQRILHFDIKPHNILLDHKFTPKISDFGLAKFCSKDQSIVSMAAARGTAGYIAPEVVSRNFGNVSYKSDVYSFGMLLLEMVGKRKNVDVNVEHTSQVYFPEWIYNRVNMQHELGAGVVVMEEEDEIARKLVVVALWCIQLKPADRPNMKKVVQMLEGATEMLETPPNPFVSSTT from the exons ATGAATAGAACAATAGCATGGCAGATTCTTCTCATGCTTGCTTTGTTATCAGAAGCTGCCGCAGATGCTACTGTCGGTGACTTTTTTGAAGAGTGCCCAATTGCCCATTGCAGAGAAGGGGAGCCTGAGATCAGGTATCCCTTCAGGAACGCGAACCAACAATCCATCTGCGGCGTCCCTGGGTTTGAGATTAGATGTACTGCAGACAACAAGACTGTTATCAATCTACCCTACGAAGGAGACTTTTATGTGCAGTCAATCGACTATATACGGAATTTTCTGCAGATTAGCGACCCACAAGGATGCCTGATCAACCGAACCATCATCCCcttcaatctctcctcttctccgTTTCGCCAATACGACAGAAGTTCAAACTACTCGCTTTTCAACTGCAGTTCCGCTGATGCCTCCTCAATTCAGGGTTACAATAACAACAGCGATTCCTTCCTCGTTGATTGCTTGAGCACATTTGAATCAGCTCACATCTATGCAGTCAATTCTGTTGAGTCCCTCGCCGCCGAGCTTCCTTTTTGTAACAGGCTCGAAACGACGGCCACCCTCGACGAAGGCTATTCCACTTACGATTTCAATTTTACAAGGGTCCTGACACTGGAATGGGAGCTTCCCTTCGACTGCCGTTCCTGCATTGGGGGTCAGCTGTGCGGCCGCAACCCCACAACCAACGCCACGGCCTGTCTCAAGCTTCCCCACCTTAACCAAGGTCGCCACGCacagtttttctctctctctctctctcgacccctatatatatatatatctatgctATCAATTCacatctttctttgttttctttttaattttgaaataggGGGATTCAGCAGCGCTGCCATCGTAG GAATTATGGCGACCATCGTCTTGTCAGCAATACTTGCTGTGTCTTTCTATTACTGGGATCACAAATATGGAGGACACTGGGAATTAGACCAGAATGAGGTCGAAAATTTTTTGAGCAACtaccaatctctcaatcccaacAGATACTCTTACTCAGACCTAAAGAAGATGACCAACCATTTTCGAGAAAAGTTAGGAGAGGGAGGGTTCGGAAGTGTTTACAGAGGAAGGCTGCCCAATGGACTTCCAGTAGCCGTCAAGGCACTGGAGACCTCCAAAAGTAACGGAGATGAATTCATCAATGAAGTGGCCACCATTGGGAGGGTTCACCATGTTAATGTGGTCAGACTTCTCGGCTTCTGCGCAGAAAGATTTAAGCGAGCTCTTGTCTATGAGTTCATGCCCAATGGCTCATtggaaaaaatcattttctccTCGGAATCAAAGCCCTGCGAGTTGGGATGGGGCAAATTGCATGAAATTGCTGTGGGCATAGCTCGAGGCATCGAGTACTTGCACCAAGGCTGCGATCAACGCATCCTTCATTTCGACATCAAGCCCCACAATATTCTTTTGGACCACAAATTCACGCCAAAgatttctgattttggtttGGCAAAGTTCTGCTCAAAGGATCAAAGTATTGTGTCTATGGCGGCTGCTAGAGGCACGGCGGGTTACATTGCACCGGAAGTAGTGTCTCGAAACTTTGGGAATGTATCCTACAAGTCGGATGTTTACAGCTTTGGAATGCTGCTGCTAGAGATGGTGGGAAAGCGAAAGAATGTCGATGTGAATGTGGAGCATACGAGCCAAGTTTACTTCCCGGAATGGATTTATAACCGTGTGAATATGCAACATGAGCTTGGGGCTGGAGTCGTTGtgatggaggaagaagatgaaataGCAAGGAAGTTGGTTGTTGTTGCCCTTTGGTGTATACAACTGAAGCCCGCGGATCGCCCGAATATGAAAAAGGTTGTGCAGATGTTGGAAGGCGCAACCGAAATGTTGGAAACTCCTCCAAACCCATTTGTCTCAAGCACCACATAA